A DNA window from Elusimicrobiota bacterium contains the following coding sequences:
- a CDS encoding response regulator, which yields MGRKRVLIIDDDPAMSGLLEEFCGEMGCDVLCVNDSRNAFAAVRSFKPDLITLDLEMPHKDGLEVLRELRGDPQTKTIPVLIVSIMAQEVPIAAETVLGKLTKPVPFGAFLDKVRNLLKPAAT from the coding sequence ATGGGAAGGAAACGAGTGCTCATCATTGACGACGATCCGGCCATGTCCGGTTTGTTGGAAGAGTTTTGCGGGGAAATGGGCTGCGACGTTCTATGCGTGAACGACAGCCGAAACGCCTTTGCGGCCGTTCGCTCTTTTAAGCCGGACCTGATTACGTTGGATTTAGAAATGCCCCACAAGGACGGACTGGAAGTTCTGCGGGAACTTCGGGGGGATCCTCAAACAAAGACCATTCCCGTTTTAATCGTTTCGATTATGGCTCAGGAAGTGCCCATCGCGGCCGAAACGGTGCTGGGAAAACTGACGAAACCCGTTCCCTTCGGAGCGTTCCTCGACAAAGTTCGAAATCTCCTGAAACCCGCCGCCACCTGA